From the Candidatus Methylomirabilota bacterium genome, the window GTTGCGGCGGCACAGCCGCCGCTCGGAGCCCTGCTCGACGCATCCCCCGCTCGGGGCGAGCTGCCGGGTTACTCCGACACACGCCCCGACTGATGCTACCGTAGGGGTGACGTCACGGCCAAAACCCGCGGCCCGGGAGGAGGATCCATGGCCATCAAGCGCATCCTGCACGCGTCGGATTTCTCATCGGCTTCACGTCCTGCCTTCAGACTCGCCCAGGAGCTGGCCCGTGTATTCCGGAGCGAGCTGATCCTCTGCCACGCCTACCAGGTCGTGGTGCCCATGATGGCCGAGCTCCCACCTCAGATCCTGCAGGACATGTGGACGGCCCAGCGCCGAGGCGCGACGCGACGCCTCGACGCGCTCGCCCGGACCGTTCGAAGCGCGCGGATCCGGGTCTCCACGCTGCTGCTCGAAGGGCCACCGGCGACGGCGATCGTCCGCGCGGCGAAGCAGAAGCGCGCGGGCCTCCTCGTGCTCGGCACCCACGGCCGGACGGGCGTCACCCGGATGCTGCTGGGGAGCGTCGCCGAGCGCGTGGTGAGGACCGCGCGGTGCCCGGTGCTGACGGTGGGCACCGGCGGGCGCTGAGAGCCGCGAAGGGCTGCGGCTCGCGGGTTAGGCGGCGGCGGAGGTCGTGTCCC encodes:
- a CDS encoding universal stress protein, which produces MAIKRILHASDFSSASRPAFRLAQELARVFRSELILCHAYQVVVPMMAELPPQILQDMWTAQRRGATRRLDALARTVRSARIRVSTLLLEGPPATAIVRAAKQKRAGLLVLGTHGRTGVTRMLLGSVAERVVRTARCPVLTVGTGGR